The proteins below are encoded in one region of Triticum aestivum cultivar Chinese Spring chromosome 1B, IWGSC CS RefSeq v2.1, whole genome shotgun sequence:
- the LOC123120750 gene encoding probable leucine-rich repeat receptor-like protein kinase At1g35710: MPTPGARALILLPLLVLLLLSAGAANAATEAEALLAWKASLDRPLPDALSTWAKPAGLCSSWKGVSCDAAGRVDSLALRGLGLAGTLDKLDAAALPALAALDLNGNNFIGAIPAGLSRLRSLATLDLGSNGFNGSIPPQLADLSGLVELRLYNNNLAEAIPHQLSRLPRIQHFDLGANFLTDPDYGKFSPMPTVRFMSLYLNYLNGGFPEFVLKSGNVTYLDLSQNNFSGPIPDSLAEKLPNLMYLNLSVNAFSGRIPPSLSKLRNLRDLRIATNNLNGGIPDFLGSMSQLRVLELGGNPLGGTIPPALGRLQMLQRLDLKSAGLNSTIPPELGNLGNLNLMELSMNQLTGVLPPAFAGMRKMREFGISSNKLTGQIPPSLFRSWPELISFQVQMNSFTGKIPPELGKATKLDILYLFSNNLTGSIPAELGELVSLTQLDLSVNSLTGPIPSSFGKLTKLKRLALFFNKLTGTIPLEIGNMTALEVLDVNTNNLEGELPATITLLRNLQYLALFDNNFSGTVPPDLGKGLSLTDASFANNSFSGELPQRLCDGLALQNFTANHNNFSGTLPPCLKNCTGLFRVRLEGNHFTGDISEAFGVHPGLDYLDVSGSELTGRLSSDWGKCTNITRLHMDGNGLSGSIPAAFGSMASLQDLSLAENNLTGSVPPELGQLSLLFSLNLSHNALSGSIPANLGNNSKLQAVDLSGNSLTGTIPSGLSKLSYLIFLDMSKNKLSGQIPGELGNLVQLQRLLDLSSNSFSGAIPSNLGKLTNLQKLNLSHNDLSGPIPAGFSGMSSLETVDFSYNRLTGKIPSGNAFQNTSADAYIGNLGLCGNVQGITSCDLGSGGASSGHHKRIVIATVVSVVGVVLLAALAACVILLCRRRPREQKVLEANTNDAFESMIWEKEGKFTFLDIVNATDNFNETFCIGKGGFGTVYRAELASGQVVAVKRFHVAETGDISDVSKKSFENEIKALTEVRHRNIVKLHGFCTSGDYMYLVYEYLERGSLAKTLYGDEGKKKLDWDVRMKVIQGVAHALAYLHHDCNPPIVHRDITLNNILLESDFEPRLCDFGTAKLLGSASTNWTSVAGSYGYMAPEFAYTMRVTEKCDVYSFGVVALEVLMGKHPGDLLTSLPAISSSQEDDLLLKDILDQRLDPPTEQLAEEVVFIVRIALACTRAKPESRPAMRSVAQEIAAHTQAYLSEAFRLITISKLTDYQK, translated from the exons ATGCCGACGCCAGGCGCACGAGCCCtcatcctcctcccgctcctcgtcctcctcctgctcTCCGCCGGCGCCGCCAATGCCGCGACGGAGGCCGAGGCGCTGCTGGCCTGGAAGGCCAGCCTCGACCGCCCGCTCCCGGACGCGCTCTCCACCTGGGCCAAGCCCGCGGGCCTCTGCTCTTCCTGGAAGGGCGTGTCCTGCGACGCCGCCGGCCGCGTCGACTCGCTCGCGCTCCGGGGGCTGGGCCTCGCCGGCACGCTCGACAAGCTCGACGCCGCGGCGCTCCCGGCCCTCGCCGCGCTCGACCTCAACGGGAACAACTTCATCGGCGCCATCCCAGCGGGCCTCTCGCGCCTGCGCTCCCTCGCCACGCTCGACCTCGGCAGCAACGGATTCAACGGCTCCATCCCGCCGCAGCTCGCTGACCTCTCCGGCCTCGTCGAGCTGCGTCTCTACAACAACAACCTCGCCGAAGCCATCCCCCACCAGCTCAGCAGGCTCCCCAGGATCCAGCATTTCGATCTGGGTGCCAACTTCCTCACCGATCCGGACTACGGCAAGTTCTCGCCGATGCCCACCGTCAGGTTCATGTCGCTCTACCTCAACTACCTCAACGGCGGCTTCCCGGAGTTCGTCCTCAAGAGCGGCAACGTCACCTACCTCGACCTGTCGCAGAACAATTTCTCGGGGCCGATACCGGACTCGCTGGCCGAGAAGCTCCCCAACCTCATGTACCTCAACCTGTCCGTCAATGCTTTCTCCGGGCGGATACCGCCGTCGCTGTCGAAGCTGAGGAATCTCCGGGACCTACGGATTGCAACCAATAATCTGAACGGAGGAATCCCCGATTTCCTTGGCTCCATGTCCCAGCTcagagttcttgaactcggtggcaACCCGCTCGGCGGGACGATCCCGCCGGCTCTTGGCCGGCTCCAAATGCTGCAACGCCTTGATCTCAAGAGCGCCGGGTTGAATTCCACTATTCCACCGGAGCTGGGCAACCTTGGCAATCTCAATTTGATGGAGCTGTCCATGAACCAGCTCACCGGTGTCCTGCCGCCAGCGTTCGCCGGGATGCGCAAAATGCGCGAGTTTGGCATATCGTCGAACAAACTCACCGGTCAGATTCCGCCGTCTTTGTTCAGGAGCTGGCCAGAGCTCATATCGTTCCAAGTGCAAATGAACTCATTCACCGGGAAGATTCCACCAGAGCTCGGCAAGGCAACCAAGCTGGATATCTTGTATCTCTTCAGCAACAACCTTACAGGCTCTATCCCAGCAGAGCTAGGCGAGCTGGTGAGCCTTACTCAGTTGGATTTGTCGGTGAACTCTCTCACGGGGCCGATCCCCAGCTCGTTTGGTAAGCTCACGAAGCTCAAGAGGCTGGCGCTCTTCTTCAACAAGCTTACCGGCACGATCCCGCTGGAGATTGGCAACATGACGGCGTTGGAAGTCTTGGACGTCAACACCAATAATTTGGAAGGCGAGCTGCCCGCCACCATTACATTGCTCAGAAATCTTCAATACCTTGCCCTGTTTGACAACAACTTCAGTGGTACCGTACCGCCGGACCTCGGGAAGGGGCTGAGCTTGACCGACGCAAGCTTCGCGAACAACAGCTTCTCCGGCGAACTGCCACAGAGACTATGTGATGGCCTCGCGCTGCAGAACTTCACGGCGAACCACAACAACTTCAGTGGCACGCTGCCGCCGTGCCTCAAGAACTGCACGGGCCTGTTCCGGGTGCGGCTGGAAGGGAACCACTTCACCGGCGACATCTCAGAGGCGTTCGGTGTCCACCCCGGCTTGGACTACCTGGACGTCTCTGGGAGCGAATTGACCGGCCGGCTATCTTCTGATTGGGGAAAATGCACCAATATCACCCGCCTACACATGGACGGCAATGGTTTATCAGGTAGCATTCCAGCGGCGTTTGGGAGCATGGCAAGCTTACAGGACCTCAGCTTGGCTGAGAATAATCTCACAGGAAGTGTTCCACCTGAGCTGGGCCAGCTCAGCCTCTTATTCAGTCTCAATCTTAGCCATAATGCCCTCTCTGGGTCAATTCCGGCAAATTTGGGCAACAATTCCAAGTTACAGGCAGTCGATTTGTCTGGGAACTCGCTTACGGGGACGATACCGTCTGGCCTTAGCAAGCTCAGTTATCTAATTTTTCTTGATATGAGCAAGAACAAGTTGTCAGGGCAGATACCAGGTGAGCTCGGCAATCTTGTTCAGCTGCAGAGGCTTCTTGATCTGAGCAGTAACTCATTCTCAGGTGCGATCCCCTCAAATCTTGGGAAGCTGACGAATTTGCAGAAACTGAACCTGTCACACAACGATCTCAGTGGTCCAATACCAGCAGGGTTTTCTGGCATGTCAAGCCTTGAAACAGTTGATTTCTCTTACAATCGACTCACCGGTAAGATACCATCAGGGAATGCTTTCCAGAACACATCAGCTGATGCCTACATTGGGAATTTGGGGCTCTGTGGTAATGTGCAAGGTATAACTTCTTGTGACCTCGGTTCTGGCGGTGCATCTTCAGGGCATCACAAGAGAATAGTCATTGCAACAGTTGTGTCAGTTGTTGGGGTTGTGTTACTTGCAGCCCTTGCTGCTTGCGTCATACTGCTATGCAGAAGGAGGCCTCGTGAGCAGAAAGTGCTGGAGGCTAACACCAATGATGCTTTTGAGTCCATGATCTGGGAAAAGGAGGGAAAGTTCACATTCCTCGATATCGTGAATGCCACAGACAACTTCAACGAAACCTTCTGCATTGGTAAAGGAGGGTTCGGAACTGTGTACAGGGCCGAGCTTGCAAGTGGCCAGGTTGTGGCTGTGAAGCGATTCCATGTCGCCGAGACAGGCGACATATCGGATGTTAGCAAAAAGAGCTTTGAGAATGAGATAAAGGCGCTGACAGAGGTCCGCCACCGGAATATCGTCAAGCTCCATGGCTTCTGCACTAGCGGTGACTACATGTACCTGGTGTATGAGTACCTGGAAAGGGGCAGCTTGGCGAAGACATTGTACGGGGACGAAGGGAAGAAGAAGCTGGACTGGGACGTGAGGATGAAGGTGATACAGGGGGTTGCTCATGCCCTGGCCTACCTGCATCATGACTGCAACCCGCCCATCGTTCATCGCGACATCACTTTGAATAATATCCTGCTTGAATCTGACTTCGAGCCACGGTTGTGTGATTTTGGCACCGCAAAGTTGCTTGGGTCTGCTTCAACTAACTGGACTTCTGTGGCAGGATCATATGGCTACATGGCTCCAG AATTTGCATACACAATGAGGGTGACAGAGAAGTGTGATGTGTACAGCTTCGGCGTTGTTGCACTGGAGGTCCTGATGGGGAAGCACCCAGGTGACTTGCTAACCTCTCTGCCGGCGATATCCTCATCACAAGAAGACGATTTACTCCTCAAGGACATACTGGACCAGCGGCTGGATCCTCCAACGGAACAGCTTGCAGAAGAGGTTGTGTTCATCGTCAGGATAGCGCTTGCCTGCACCAGGGCAAAACCTGAATCCAGGCCTGCAATGCGATCCGTAGCGCAAGAGATAGCAGCACATACCCAGGCCTACCTCTCCGAAGCATTCCGACTTATCACAATAAGCAAGCTAACAGACTACCAGAAGTGA